A region from the Simiduia sp. 21SJ11W-1 genome encodes:
- a CDS encoding MBL fold metallo-hydrolase: MASLPQTLVEFPLTHETVVTIAPGVRRLVCNNPGLMTGLGTNTYIVGEQALAVIDPGPMDEQHIARLCRLGDIRWVLVTHTHRDHSPAAALLAARTGAKLLGALGPEDGHQDTSMRPDQALTDGYRLNTPEFTLTAIHTPGHVQNHFCFLHQKSGILFTGDHVMQGTTVVIIPPSGDMQDYIESVERMAALPVQWLAPGHGHVMADVANYLAALVAHRLTREEKIWQVLAQAPEPRTMAALTAQAYDDVDESLHAWAVYSLWAHLVKLEKEGRARMCAAPKDALADWLWQPVKTAHSFT; this comes from the coding sequence ATGGCATCGCTGCCTCAAACACTTGTTGAGTTCCCGCTCACCCATGAAACGGTGGTTACCATTGCGCCGGGCGTGCGCAGGCTGGTGTGTAACAACCCGGGACTCATGACCGGCCTTGGCACTAATACCTACATAGTGGGCGAGCAGGCCTTGGCGGTGATAGATCCGGGCCCGATGGATGAGCAGCACATAGCGCGCCTGTGTAGGCTTGGCGATATTCGCTGGGTGCTGGTGACCCATACCCATCGCGATCACTCGCCGGCCGCGGCATTATTGGCCGCGCGCACTGGCGCCAAACTGCTCGGTGCGCTGGGCCCGGAAGATGGCCATCAAGACACCAGCATGCGCCCCGATCAGGCGCTGACTGATGGCTACCGGCTCAATACACCGGAATTTACCCTAACGGCCATACACACGCCGGGCCACGTGCAAAATCACTTTTGTTTCTTGCACCAAAAGTCCGGTATTTTGTTTACCGGCGATCACGTCATGCAGGGCACCACGGTGGTGATTATTCCCCCCAGTGGCGACATGCAAGATTATATTGAAAGTGTTGAGCGCATGGCCGCTTTACCCGTGCAATGGCTGGCGCCGGGCCACGGCCATGTAATGGCCGATGTGGCAAACTATTTGGCGGCGCTGGTGGCACACAGATTGACCCGTGAAGAAAAAATCTGGCAAGTGCTGGCGCAAGCGCCTGAACCGCGCACCATGGCGGCGCTCACGGCCCAGGCCTACGACGATGTTGATGAGTCTTTGCACGCCTGGGCCGTCTATTCACTGTGGGCGCACTTGGTCAAGCTGGAAAAGGAAGGGCGTGCACGAATGTGTGCCGCGCCAAAAGATGCACTGGCCGATTGGCTGTGGCAGCCGGTGAAAACTGCGCACTCATTCACCTAA
- a CDS encoding Lrp/AsnC ligand binding domain-containing protein, which yields MPSKPEKAQIDRTDRKILALLQADGRMSNVELARQVNLSPTPCLERVRRLERDGYIRNYVALLDAERLNMSLVAYIQVTLQNTATEHLERFNKEAARLPEVQECHMVAGGFDYMLKIRVSGMNHYRKFLGEKFSNLPGVRETHTYVVIQEVKSETAIPVPKS from the coding sequence ATGCCAAGTAAGCCCGAAAAGGCCCAGATAGACCGCACAGACAGGAAAATACTGGCTTTGCTGCAAGCCGATGGCCGCATGTCGAATGTGGAGCTGGCCCGGCAGGTAAATCTAAGCCCCACCCCTTGCCTGGAGCGGGTTCGGCGCCTTGAGCGCGATGGCTATATTCGCAATTATGTGGCGCTGCTGGATGCCGAGCGGCTGAATATGTCGCTGGTGGCCTATATTCAGGTAACGCTGCAAAACACGGCTACCGAACACTTGGAGCGCTTTAATAAAGAGGCAGCCCGGCTGCCCGAGGTGCAGGAGTGCCATATGGTGGCAGGCGGCTTTGACTATATGCTGAAAATCCGGGTGTCTGGCATGAATCACTACCGCAAATTTTTAGGCGAAAAGTTTTCTAATTTACCCGGTGTGCGCGAGACCCACACCTATGTGGTGATTCAGGAAGTTAAGTCAGAAACGGCGATACCTGTCCCCAAATCTTAA
- a CDS encoding NADP(H)-dependent aldo-keto reductase yields MRYKKLGSSDLEVSHICLGTMTYGEQNTQEDAFEQMDYALSRGINFFDTAELYPVPPRPETQGQTETIVGNWLAASGKRKDIVLATKVTGRGDANSGVAHIRQGPRLTGDHIRAAVEQSLERLQTDYIDLYQIHWPERRTNFFGQFSYRHSDDDGVAIEDTLSALQELVEWGMVRHIGLSNETPWGVMEYLRLAREHDMPRIVSIQNPYNLLNRGFELGLAEMAVREKVDLLAYSPLAFGVLSGKYLNNAKPAGARLTLFERFVRYNNAEARAATEAYAALAQRHQLSLSQMALAYVNQQVFLGSNIIGATTLAQLKENIDSAQVQLSDELLSEIDAIHKRYTVPAP; encoded by the coding sequence ATGCGATATAAAAAACTGGGTTCATCAGATCTGGAAGTGAGCCACATTTGCCTGGGCACTATGACCTATGGCGAGCAAAACACCCAGGAAGACGCCTTCGAGCAAATGGATTATGCATTGAGCCGCGGCATTAATTTTTTCGACACAGCCGAACTCTACCCCGTGCCCCCCAGGCCTGAAACCCAGGGGCAAACAGAAACCATTGTGGGCAATTGGCTGGCGGCCAGTGGCAAGCGCAAAGACATCGTATTGGCCACCAAAGTTACCGGCAGAGGCGATGCCAATTCCGGTGTGGCCCACATTCGCCAAGGCCCGCGCTTAACGGGTGATCATATCCGTGCGGCTGTAGAGCAATCGCTTGAACGGCTGCAAACCGATTACATCGACCTCTATCAAATTCACTGGCCAGAGCGGCGCACCAATTTCTTTGGCCAGTTCAGTTATCGCCACAGTGACGACGACGGCGTGGCCATTGAAGACACACTCTCGGCGCTGCAGGAGTTGGTGGAGTGGGGCATGGTCCGCCATATTGGGTTATCCAATGAAACGCCCTGGGGAGTGATGGAATATTTGCGGCTGGCGCGTGAACACGATATGCCGCGCATCGTCTCTATTCAAAACCCCTACAATTTATTGAACCGCGGTTTTGAGTTGGGGCTTGCGGAAATGGCCGTGCGCGAAAAAGTGGATTTGCTGGCCTATTCGCCCTTGGCCTTTGGCGTGTTGTCGGGCAAATACCTTAACAATGCCAAGCCTGCGGGCGCGCGCCTCACGCTTTTTGAGCGCTTTGTGCGCTACAACAACGCCGAGGCCCGTGCAGCCACCGAGGCCTACGCCGCTCTGGCCCAGCGCCACCAGCTCTCGCTTTCACAAATGGCCTTGGCCTACGTGAACCAGCAGGTGTTTTTGGGCAGCAATATTATTGGCGCAACCACCTTGGCCCAGCTTAAAGAAAATATCGACAGCGCCCAGGTGCAATTAAGCGATGAGCTACTTTCAGAAATCGATGCCATTCACAAGCGCTATACTGTACCTGCCCCGTGA
- a CDS encoding amidohydrolase family protein — translation MQKPPLIFALLLSTLTATATADTLIHAGQLIDTLRGKALQQHTIRINDGEITGISAGFEAPAEGDEVIDLSQHTVMPGLMDMHVHLDHEMNPKAYSERYQLNAADYAYRSVAYAEKTLLAGFTTVRNLGDNYQVTISLRNAINQGLVAGPRVYTAGKSIATTGGHADPTNGHNHATMGQPGPKEGVVNGIADARESVRQRYKDGSDLIKITATGGVLSVAKNGQNPQFFEDEIEAIVQTAKDYGMTVAVHAHGVEGMQRAIRAGVNSIEHGTYMDKETMKLMKKHDTWFVPTISAGKFVAEKAAIEGYFPPVVVPKAAAIGPLIQGTFGRAYKNGVNIAFGTDAGVFPHGENAQEFVYMVEAGMPPMEAIQSATVSAARLLGIEQQTGAISAGMWADIVAVKGDPLADISRLQQMDFVMKNGVIYKRDGAVVVQ, via the coding sequence ATGCAAAAGCCCCCACTGATTTTTGCGCTGTTGCTAAGCACCCTCACCGCAACCGCAACCGCCGATACCCTTATTCACGCAGGCCAGCTGATCGACACGCTGCGCGGCAAAGCCCTGCAACAGCACACTATTCGCATTAACGACGGTGAAATCACCGGCATTAGTGCAGGCTTTGAGGCCCCGGCCGAGGGCGATGAGGTGATTGATTTATCCCAGCACACGGTGATGCCGGGCTTGATGGACATGCACGTGCATCTTGATCACGAAATGAACCCCAAGGCCTACTCCGAGCGCTACCAGCTCAACGCCGCCGACTACGCCTACCGCTCGGTGGCCTATGCCGAGAAAACCCTGCTGGCCGGTTTCACCACTGTGCGCAACCTGGGCGATAATTACCAAGTCACCATTTCACTGCGCAACGCCATCAACCAAGGCCTGGTGGCGGGCCCCCGCGTATACACGGCAGGTAAATCCATTGCTACCACCGGTGGCCATGCAGACCCCACCAACGGCCACAACCACGCCACCATGGGCCAGCCAGGGCCGAAAGAGGGCGTAGTCAACGGCATTGCCGATGCCCGTGAAAGCGTGCGCCAGCGCTACAAAGACGGCTCAGACCTCATCAAAATCACCGCCACCGGGGGTGTATTGAGTGTTGCGAAAAATGGCCAGAACCCGCAATTTTTTGAAGATGAAATCGAGGCCATCGTACAAACTGCCAAAGATTACGGCATGACAGTGGCCGTACACGCCCACGGGGTAGAGGGCATGCAGCGGGCCATTCGCGCGGGCGTCAATTCCATTGAGCACGGCACTTACATGGATAAAGAAACCATGAAGCTGATGAAAAAGCACGATACCTGGTTTGTGCCCACCATCAGCGCCGGCAAATTTGTGGCTGAAAAAGCCGCCATTGAAGGCTACTTCCCGCCGGTAGTGGTGCCCAAGGCCGCCGCCATCGGGCCATTGATTCAGGGCACCTTCGGGCGCGCCTATAAAAACGGCGTGAACATTGCCTTCGGTACCGACGCAGGCGTATTCCCCCATGGCGAGAACGCCCAAGAGTTCGTCTACATGGTGGAAGCCGGCATGCCACCAATGGAAGCCATTCAATCGGCCACGGTTTCAGCGGCCAGGCTACTGGGCATAGAACAGCAAACAGGCGCCATCAGTGCCGGTATGTGGGCCGATATTGTGGCGGTAAAAGGCGACCCGCTGGCCGACATCTCACGCCTGCAGCAGATGGATTTTGTAATGAAAAACGGCGTGATCTACAAGCGTGATGGCGCAGTGGTTGTGCAATAA
- a CDS encoding SDR family NAD(P)-dependent oxidoreductase, producing MDLHDKVALVTGGGSGLGRATCEQLAAAGAKVFIFDMNEQAAAETVATIGAENAAYAQVNVADEASVEAGFEALQARFGSLQVCVNCAGIATAGKILDRENNPLPLGEFAKTISVNLVGSFNVARMAAALMAKNAPHGEAAERGLIVNTASVAAFEGQLGQCAYSASKGGIVGMTLPMARDLAKLGIRVNAIAPGIMGTPMLLAMPDNVQEALVANIQFPKRMGLPKEYGDLVVHLANNSYINGETIRLDGAIRMQPR from the coding sequence ATGGATTTACACGATAAAGTTGCACTGGTTACCGGTGGTGGCTCCGGCCTTGGGCGCGCCACTTGTGAACAGTTGGCGGCCGCGGGCGCCAAGGTGTTTATTTTTGATATGAACGAGCAGGCCGCCGCTGAAACAGTTGCCACCATTGGCGCCGAAAACGCCGCCTACGCGCAGGTTAACGTGGCCGACGAGGCCTCTGTTGAGGCGGGCTTTGAGGCGCTGCAAGCGCGCTTTGGCAGCCTGCAGGTGTGCGTAAACTGCGCAGGCATAGCCACTGCCGGTAAAATTCTAGACCGCGAAAATAACCCGTTGCCACTTGGTGAGTTTGCCAAAACCATCAGCGTGAATTTGGTGGGCAGCTTCAATGTGGCGCGCATGGCGGCGGCGTTGATGGCAAAAAATGCCCCCCATGGCGAGGCAGCTGAGCGTGGATTAATTGTAAACACCGCATCGGTGGCCGCCTTTGAAGGCCAGCTTGGCCAATGCGCTTATTCTGCCAGTAAAGGTGGCATTGTGGGTATGACGCTGCCCATGGCGCGCGACCTTGCCAAGCTCGGGATTCGCGTGAACGCAATCGCCCCGGGCATTATGGGTACGCCCATGCTCTTGGCCATGCCCGATAACGTGCAAGAGGCCTTAGTGGCTAACATACAGTTTCCAAAGCGCATGGGTTTGCCCAAGGAATACGGTGACCTGGTAGTGCATTTGGCAAACAACAGTTACATCAATGGGGAAACTATTCGTCTTGATGGCGCCATTCGCATGCAGCCGCGCTAG
- a CDS encoding MFS transporter: MIHLASPRAALLAVMLVSFIGTVGIALPYPILAPYFLDPSSSAALTQFAGLHPKLLLGIVLALYPLGLLIGGSAIGALSDLYGRKRVLNITLFIAALSYGGTVWALREESYLWFAAMRLLTGICEGNISIARAIAVDLHPAIDRKRALSLVFAATYAGWLVGPIAGGYLMPFGVDAAFIAAAATVAVCLAVVAWGIAPDDAHTQNAQGFWQAVRESNSIGLVKDPGIRPLIIFHLLFSLALNTFYEYFPLWLVEAFGHGPQEIAWLSVSLSLTMIITSAFFVTRLSQLASERQMILGCVIVLGLLTGLLPWLNTWACLLVFTLMGATIALENGIFPAFMSANYGHYGQGRVMGLLTTNFCLANVIMALVGALLALLGGRWVIWCASALFFAAALWLWWRYRHTPDAAQ; encoded by the coding sequence ATGATCCATCTTGCCTCACCCAGAGCAGCACTGCTGGCGGTTATGCTGGTGTCTTTTATTGGCACCGTGGGCATTGCCCTGCCCTACCCCATTCTTGCCCCGTATTTTCTTGACCCGAGCAGCAGCGCCGCCCTCACCCAATTTGCAGGCCTGCACCCCAAGCTCTTGCTGGGCATCGTGTTGGCGCTTTACCCGCTTGGGCTGCTCATTGGCGGCTCGGCCATTGGTGCGCTGTCAGATTTATACGGCCGCAAGCGGGTGTTGAACATCACCCTGTTCATTGCAGCGTTAAGCTATGGCGGCACTGTGTGGGCGCTGCGTGAAGAATCCTACCTTTGGTTTGCCGCCATGCGCCTGCTCACGGGCATTTGCGAGGGCAACATTTCCATCGCCCGGGCCATTGCTGTGGATCTGCACCCCGCCATTGATCGCAAGCGCGCGCTGTCTTTGGTATTTGCAGCCACCTACGCAGGCTGGCTGGTGGGCCCTATTGCGGGCGGCTATTTAATGCCCTTCGGCGTTGATGCAGCCTTTATTGCAGCCGCAGCCACGGTGGCTGTGTGCCTGGCCGTAGTGGCTTGGGGTATAGCGCCAGATGACGCGCACACCCAAAACGCCCAAGGCTTTTGGCAAGCGGTGCGTGAAAGTAACTCCATTGGCCTCGTGAAAGACCCGGGCATCCGCCCGCTGATTATTTTTCACCTGTTGTTTTCACTGGCACTCAATACCTTCTACGAATACTTCCCGCTGTGGCTGGTGGAAGCCTTTGGCCACGGGCCACAAGAGATCGCCTGGCTATCCGTGAGCCTCTCGCTCACCATGATTATTACCAGCGCGTTTTTTGTAACCCGGCTCAGCCAGCTGGCCAGTGAGCGCCAGATGATTTTGGGCTGTGTAATTGTGCTTGGGCTGCTAACGGGGCTTTTACCCTGGCTAAATACCTGGGCCTGTTTACTTGTATTCACCCTTATGGGGGCCACCATTGCGCTGGAAAACGGCATTTTCCCAGCGTTCATGTCTGCCAACTACGGCCACTATGGCCAGGGGCGGGTGATGGGCCTGCTTACCACGAATTTTTGCCTGGCCAATGTCATTATGGCGCTGGTGGGTGCACTGCTTGCACTACTGGGCGGTCGCTGGGTAATCTGGTGTGCGTCGGCGCTGTTTTTTGCCGCCGCCCTCTGGCTGTGGTGGCGCTACCGGCACACACCCGACGCCGCGCAATAA
- a CDS encoding bifunctional diguanylate cyclase/phosphodiesterase, translating to MTKTRLFSLAIKAQFMLGTLVVLSLFVLLYFHWQEQNKLVEAELTQSKLNLAQQLNRTLDQGFRARVHILQEWAQHLPAEPQSPITNRLMHDWSLLHAAGQFSNLQIFERTGQALLSHDTRWPAIVDAEWINTLYRSDSADALLACDRRCAQYVGVPFRISGHPTRMLVGEVPLANLVTHFSEHPNIHVLLVQADGQDNWKQSWSLNPNSDFYNIQNIAELRSLLKQPLIDWDLNRYHYKLLPIAGTRNLNWLIISDEAAPLNQRIELLKLQAIIAVCALIALLCLNWLISRQQIYRLRRHTGTLHLLAEQQYEPARQRLPTKAKRTVDELDLLGEVTTELTFQLEAAARSADHRNREMERLALYDPLTNLPNRNLFIYEIEQLLESGADLDRSTILVIDVDKFQRINDSLGHQSGDMLLAKVAERIRSAVGGKDFCARLSGNVFGVLITSLNPADLKIRLNKINEMIRQPMIIKQQKLMITASMGLTRLEHSTAAVELLRNAEIAMYRAKQKGGNSYLEFTPEFKSISRSKVSLEAEIHRALEQKEFRLYLQSKVDMTSKIRGFEALCRWDHPDRGVLNPAEFVPMMADLGLQTQLDNWMLEASCRQLKTWQNLYPDVKVSVNIASDHFSSAHFLPFLQQTINRYGIRSGQLELEITETLLMDNITLALRTIEKVKSLGVSIAIDDFGTGYSSLSYLKNLPVDTLKIDREFIKDIPYDESDMHISAVIIFLARQLGFQVVAEGVETQEQLAFLQANHCDLAQGYLFSKPIPAHKAMIVLESQQGAGAVHITN from the coding sequence ATGACCAAAACCCGGCTGTTCAGCCTGGCGATAAAAGCACAGTTTATGCTCGGTACCCTGGTGGTGCTGTCGTTGTTTGTGCTGCTTTACTTCCATTGGCAAGAGCAAAACAAACTGGTTGAAGCAGAGCTTACCCAAAGTAAGCTGAACCTCGCGCAGCAGCTGAACCGCACCCTGGACCAAGGCTTTCGCGCACGGGTGCACATACTGCAAGAGTGGGCACAGCACCTGCCTGCAGAGCCACAAAGCCCCATTACCAACCGTTTGATGCACGACTGGAGCCTGCTGCACGCCGCTGGCCAATTCAGCAACCTGCAAATTTTCGAACGCACGGGCCAGGCGTTGCTGTCGCACGATACACGCTGGCCTGCCATTGTGGACGCCGAGTGGATCAACACGCTCTACCGCAGCGACTCCGCCGACGCCTTGCTCGCCTGTGACCGCCGCTGTGCCCAATACGTGGGCGTGCCATTTCGCATAAGCGGCCACCCCACGCGCATGCTGGTGGGTGAAGTGCCACTTGCGAATTTGGTCACCCACTTTAGCGAGCACCCCAATATTCACGTACTTTTGGTACAAGCAGACGGCCAAGATAACTGGAAACAAAGCTGGTCTCTCAACCCCAACAGCGACTTTTACAATATTCAAAACATTGCCGAGCTGCGCAGCCTATTAAAGCAACCGCTGATAGATTGGGATCTCAACCGCTACCACTACAAATTGCTGCCCATTGCCGGCACCCGCAATCTCAACTGGCTGATCATCAGCGATGAAGCCGCGCCCCTGAATCAGCGCATTGAACTACTAAAACTGCAAGCCATCATTGCCGTGTGCGCGTTGATCGCCTTGCTGTGCCTTAACTGGCTGATCAGCCGCCAGCAAATTTACCGTCTGCGCCGTCACACCGGCACCTTGCACCTGCTGGCAGAACAACAATACGAACCGGCGCGCCAACGGCTGCCCACCAAGGCCAAACGTACGGTGGATGAACTGGATCTATTAGGTGAAGTGACAACCGAGCTCACCTTTCAGCTGGAAGCCGCCGCCCGCTCGGCCGATCACCGCAACCGCGAAATGGAGCGCCTGGCGCTCTACGATCCGCTCACCAACCTGCCCAATCGCAATCTGTTTATTTACGAAATTGAACAGCTACTGGAAAGCGGCGCTGATCTGGATAGATCCACAATTTTAGTAATTGATGTAGACAAATTTCAGCGCATTAACGATTCCCTTGGCCACCAAAGTGGCGACATGCTGCTGGCCAAGGTGGCTGAGCGCATTCGCTCGGCGGTGGGCGGCAAAGATTTTTGCGCACGCCTGTCTGGCAATGTGTTTGGCGTGCTCATCACCAGCCTGAACCCTGCAGATTTAAAAATCCGGCTGAACAAAATCAACGAGATGATTCGCCAACCCATGATCATCAAACAGCAAAAGCTGATGATTACCGCGAGCATGGGGCTCACCCGCCTGGAGCACAGCACTGCCGCTGTTGAACTGTTGCGCAACGCCGAAATTGCCATGTACCGCGCCAAACAAAAAGGCGGCAATAGCTACCTGGAATTCACGCCGGAATTTAAATCCATCTCGCGCAGTAAAGTGTCGCTGGAGGCTGAAATTCACCGGGCGCTCGAACAAAAAGAGTTCCGCCTGTACTTGCAATCCAAAGTGGATATGACCAGCAAAATACGCGGCTTTGAAGCCCTGTGCCGCTGGGATCACCCGGATCGCGGCGTGCTGAACCCAGCGGAATTTGTGCCCATGATGGCAGACCTGGGGCTACAGACCCAGCTCGACAACTGGATGCTAGAAGCCAGCTGCCGGCAGCTGAAAACCTGGCAAAACCTCTACCCTGATGTAAAAGTCTCGGTAAATATTGCCAGCGATCACTTTTCCAGCGCCCACTTTTTGCCGTTTTTACAGCAAACCATCAACCGCTATGGCATACGCTCGGGACAGCTGGAACTTGAAATCACCGAAACCCTGCTGATGGACAACATCACACTCGCACTGCGCACCATTGAGAAGGTGAAATCCCTGGGCGTGAGCATTGCCATAGATGACTTCGGCACCGGTTATTCGTCACTCAGTTATTTGAAAAACCTACCGGTAGATACGTTGAAGATTGATCGCGAATTCATCAAGGATATTCCCTACGATGAAAGCGACATGCACATCTCGGCGGTGATTATTTTTCTGGCCCGCCAACTGGGCTTTCAGGTGGTGGCAGAAGGTGTGGAAACGCAAGAACAGCTGGCGTTTTTACAGGCCAACCATTGCGATTTAGCCCAGGGCTACCTGTTCAGCAAACCCATTCCTGCGCACAAGGCCATGATTGTGCTGGAGAGCCAGCAAGGTGCTGGTGCGGTTCACATCACAAATTAG
- a CDS encoding acyl-CoA dehydrogenase family protein — protein MHFALTEEQQMIADTARAFAESELAPVAAELEGPEGRRLLLAHLKKLSELGFMGLNIRADYGGTEAGVTAFSLAITELARACASTAVTVSVSNMVAEVIQAVGTDAQKQHYLPKLCGGEFAAGGFCLTEACAGSDPAGMKTRAVKDGDHYLLSGSKIYITSAEYAGVFVVWAVTDPAAKKGKGISCFLVDADTPGLSIGKAEEKMGQKASATNEVHFDNCRVPASQMLGAENDGFRIAVAELAGGRIGIASLALGVGQAAMDYAARYIAERNQFNQPLINFQGLQWMLADRATELEAARLLVMQAAWLKENQQPFSKAASMAKLFASEKANDACYTALQLLGGAGYIKEYPIERMARDVRITTIYEGTSEVQRIVIARELLKELATA, from the coding sequence ATGCATTTTGCGTTAACCGAAGAACAACAAATGATTGCCGATACCGCCCGCGCCTTTGCCGAGAGCGAGCTGGCACCGGTGGCTGCAGAGCTTGAGGGCCCCGAGGGGCGCAGGCTACTGCTCGCGCACTTAAAGAAGCTTTCGGAATTGGGCTTTATGGGCCTGAACATTCGTGCCGACTACGGCGGTACCGAGGCGGGAGTTACCGCTTTTAGCCTGGCTATCACCGAACTCGCCCGCGCCTGTGCCTCTACGGCGGTAACTGTATCTGTTTCGAACATGGTGGCTGAGGTGATTCAGGCCGTGGGCACTGATGCGCAAAAGCAGCACTACCTGCCCAAGTTGTGCGGTGGCGAATTTGCAGCCGGCGGCTTTTGTTTAACCGAGGCCTGTGCAGGTTCAGACCCTGCGGGCATGAAAACCCGCGCGGTAAAAGATGGCGACCACTACCTGCTCTCGGGTTCTAAAATTTACATCACCAGTGCTGAGTACGCCGGTGTATTTGTGGTGTGGGCCGTTACCGACCCCGCGGCCAAAAAGGGCAAGGGCATCAGTTGCTTTTTGGTGGATGCAGATACTCCAGGGCTCAGCATTGGCAAGGCTGAAGAAAAAATGGGGCAGAAGGCCTCAGCCACCAATGAAGTGCATTTCGATAATTGCCGGGTGCCGGCCAGCCAAATGCTCGGCGCTGAAAACGATGGTTTTCGCATTGCCGTGGCCGAGCTTGCCGGCGGGCGCATTGGCATTGCCTCGCTCGCCCTCGGGGTGGGCCAGGCGGCAATGGATTACGCGGCCCGCTACATTGCTGAGCGCAACCAGTTCAACCAGCCGCTGATAAATTTTCAGGGCCTGCAATGGATGCTCGCCGATCGCGCCACAGAACTTGAGGCGGCGCGGCTGCTCGTGATGCAGGCGGCGTGGCTCAAGGAAAATCAACAACCTTTCAGCAAGGCGGCCTCTATGGCCAAGTTGTTTGCCAGTGAAAAGGCCAACGATGCCTGCTACACGGCGCTGCAATTGCTGGGCGGTGCCGGTTACATCAAGGAATACCCCATCGAGCGCATGGCACGCGATGTGCGCATTACCACAATTTATGAAGGCACCAGCGAAGTTCAGCGCATTGTGATTGCCCGTGAACTATTAAAAGAGCTGGCCACCGCTTAA
- the fabV gene encoding enoyl-ACP reductase FabV — translation MIIKPKVRGFICTNAHPQGCAAHVREQIDFIKARGPIENGPKNVLVIGCSTGYGLASRITAAFGSQAKTIGVAFEKPPTERKTGSAGYYNTAAFHAEAEAAGLFAASINGDAFSDEIKEKTLALVKAHMGKVDLVVYSLASPRRTDPKTGVLHSSVLKPIGEGYTAKNLNTDTLKISDITVEPASEDEIANTVKVMGGEDWELWIDALQKADLLADNARTVAYTYLGEKLTWPIYGHATIGKAKEDLDRAAQAINERLAGQNGRANVSVLKALVTQSSSAIPIMPLYISLVYKVMKEEGTHEGCIEQLYRLFTEGLYTDQPRLDDHNRLRMDNLELKPETQAKIEALWPKVTEENLFDITDYKGYNDDFLKLFGFGLSGVDYEADVDPVVPAPFVD, via the coding sequence ATGATCATAAAACCAAAGGTGCGTGGATTCATTTGTACCAACGCCCACCCACAGGGATGCGCCGCCCACGTGCGCGAGCAGATAGATTTCATCAAGGCCCGCGGCCCCATTGAGAATGGGCCTAAAAATGTACTGGTTATTGGTTGCTCCACAGGTTATGGCCTGGCATCACGCATTACCGCGGCCTTTGGTAGCCAGGCAAAAACCATCGGTGTTGCCTTCGAAAAGCCGCCCACCGAGCGTAAAACCGGTTCGGCAGGTTATTACAACACTGCAGCCTTTCATGCCGAGGCCGAGGCGGCTGGCCTGTTTGCCGCGAGCATAAATGGCGATGCCTTCAGCGATGAAATCAAAGAGAAAACCCTGGCGCTGGTGAAGGCGCACATGGGTAAAGTAGACCTTGTGGTTTACTCGCTGGCCTCGCCGCGCCGCACAGACCCAAAAACCGGCGTGCTCCACTCCTCTGTGTTGAAGCCCATTGGCGAGGGTTACACCGCCAAGAACCTCAATACCGACACCCTTAAGATTTCAGATATCACCGTTGAGCCCGCCTCGGAAGACGAGATCGCCAACACCGTAAAAGTGATGGGCGGTGAAGACTGGGAGCTATGGATCGATGCGCTGCAAAAGGCCGATTTACTGGCCGACAATGCGCGCACCGTGGCCTACACCTACCTGGGTGAAAAGCTCACCTGGCCCATCTATGGCCACGCCACCATTGGTAAAGCCAAAGAAGATCTGGATCGTGCAGCACAAGCTATTAACGAGCGTTTGGCCGGGCAAAATGGCCGCGCCAATGTGTCGGTATTGAAGGCGCTGGTAACGCAATCGTCTTCTGCCATTCCTATCATGCCTTTGTACATTTCGCTGGTGTACAAAGTTATGAAGGAAGAAGGCACCCACGAAGGCTGTATTGAGCAGCTCTACCGCCTGTTTACCGAAGGCTTGTACACCGATCAACCGCGCCTGGACGATCACAACCGCCTGCGCATGGATAACTTGGAACTCAAGCCAGAAACGCAAGCAAAAATTGAAGCCTTGTGGCCCAAGGTTACCGAGGAAAACCTGTTCGATATTACCGATTACAAGGGCTATAACGACGACTTCCTGAAACTCTTCGGTTTTGGTTTGAGTGGTGTGGATTACGAAGCCGATGTAGACCCGGTAGTGCCGGCACCCTTTGTAGACTAA